A portion of the Colius striatus isolate bColStr4 chromosome 1, bColStr4.1.hap1, whole genome shotgun sequence genome contains these proteins:
- the RWDD2B gene encoding RWD domain-containing protein 2B, translated as MMNREEAEIQISELDLLSSMFPYEEEFIVTDQLAVAELKHSVENESAEMPSSKVQFILNVKTEVSNASLVEFSMSCALPLKYPTVLPEITVRSPLLSRSQQIRLNSDLKMYLMQNCSSEPCILSAREWVKDHAAAYIDKELSSSPVTTSNAMQSEVVFTRLWIYSHHIYNKQKRKNIIDWAKELSLSGFCMPGKPGVVCVEGLQSSCEEFWSRVRRLTWKRILIRHREDVSLEGGGQVEIQKQRKFSTLEEKCFDAHGARGNHMDLGQLYHFLEEKGCADIFQMYFGVEGH; from the exons ATGATGAACCGAGAAGAAGCCGAGATACAAATTTCAGAATTGGATTTACTCTCTAGCATGTTTCCTTACGAGGAAGAGTTCATTGTGACTGACCAGCTGGCTGTGGCAGAACTGAAGCACTCTGTTGAAAATGAGTCTGCAGAGATGCCATCTTCAAAAGTTCAGTTTATACTGAATGTAAAGACAGAGGTCTCTAATGCCTCTTTG GTGGAATTCTCTATGTCCTGTGCTTTACCACTTAAATATCCAACTGTTCTACCAGAAATTACTGTGAG gtCACCATTATTAAGCCGTTCACAGCAGATTCGTCTGAACTCTGatctaaaaatgtatttgatgcAAAACTGCAGTAGTGAGCCTTGCATCCTGAGTGCAAGGGAATGGGTTAAAGACCATGCGGCTGCTTACATTGACAAAGAGCTGTCGTCTTCTCCAGTGACAACATCAAATGCCATGCAGTCAGAAGTCGTGTTCACTCGATTGTGGATATATAGTCATCATATTTACaacaagcaaaaaagaaagaatattatTGACTGGGCCAAGGAACTCTCTCTGTCTGGGTTTTGCATGCCAGGGAAACCAGGTGTTGTTTGCGTGGAAGGTCTACAAAGTAGCTGTGAAGAGTTCTGGTCAAG AGTAAGAAGATTAACGTGGAAAAGGATTCTCATTCGGCACAGAGAAGATGTTTCTttggaaggtggaggacaggtTGAgattcagaaacaaagaaagttttccactttggaagaaaaatgctttgatGCACATGGAGCCAGAGGAAATCACATGGATTTGGGGCAGCTCTATcattttttagaagaaaaaggatGCGCTGACATTTTTCAAATGTACTTTGGGGTCGAAGGGCATTGA